The Primulina eburnea isolate SZY01 chromosome 8, ASM2296580v1, whole genome shotgun sequence genome contains a region encoding:
- the LOC140838419 gene encoding protein FAR-RED IMPAIRED RESPONSE 1-like isoform X4, whose translation MHPFWVVSDSAQNKDGHLIDCPKSDNIGIEGENLEQHDGIEFESHEAAYLFYQEYAKSMGFTTSIKNSRRSKKTKEFIDAKFACSRYGVTPESESGSNRRPSVKKTGCKANMHVKRKRDGKWYIHEFMKEHNHELLPALAYHFRIHRNVKLADKNNIDILHAVSERTRMMYVEMSRQYGGGRNYCVDKNEFDHQFDRDRYLALEEGDAQVILEYFVRIQKENPSFFYAIDLNEDQRLRNLFWVDGKSRKDYIYFNDVVCFDTSYMKINEKMPIVLFIGVNHHFQPMLLGSALLADETKPTFVWLMKSWVKAMGGQAPKVVITDQDNHLRSAIEEVFPYTRHCFALWNILERMAETLAHALKYHDNLMKKFSKCIFKSLTDEEFDMRWWKMISRFELHNNEWIISLYADRKMWVPAFLRECFLAGLSTSQRSESVNSFFDRYIHKKINLKEFVRQYGAMLQSRYEEEDMSDFDTWHKQPALKSPSPWEKQMSTIYTHAIFRKFQVEVLGVVGCHPKKEKENGGISSFRVDDYEKVEHFMVTWNEANSEVSCSCMMFENRGFLCRHSMIVLQICGPSSIPSRYILKRWTKDAKTRQAAIAGTEKIQNRVQRYNDLCKRAIELGEEGSLSEDNYSIACRTLIEALKDCVNINNRNAMELSSSSVALHRADEEKQFVHSTKANKKKTTNKRRKLQTDKTAIVKAQDHLQQVENLCSDGMSLNGFYGSQHNVHGLLNLMEPPQAAYYVGQQTMQGLGQLKPITSSHDGFYGVQQSMPGLGHLDFGQQSFSYGMQDEHNVRSLQLQGNARHA comes from the exons ATGCACCCCTTCTGGGTGGTATCCG ATAGTGCTCAAAATAAGGATGGACATTTGATTGATTGTCCTAAAAGTGATAACATAGGGATTGAAGGTGAAAACTTGGAACAACATGATGGGATAGAATTTGAATCCCATGAGGCGGCTTATTTATTTTATCAGGAATATGCAAAATCTATGGGATTCACCACATCGATTAAAAACAGTCGACGTTCTAAGAAAACCAAAGAGTTTATTGACGCCAAGTTTGCGTGCTCAAGATATGGGGTCACACCAGAATCAGAGAGTGGTAGTAATCGAAGGCCAAGTGTCAAAAAGACGGGTTGTAAGGCTAATATGCATGTAAAGAGAAAGCGGGATGGGAAATGGTATATTCACGAATTTATGAAGGAGCACAATCACGAGCTTTTGCCTGCCTTAGCATATCATTTTCGTATTCATAGGAATGTGAAGTTAGCTGACAAGAATAATATAGACATTTTGCATGCAGTTAGTGAGAGGACAAGGATGATGTATGTTGAGATGTCTAGACAGTATGGTGGGGGCCGTAATTATTGCGTTGACAAGAATGAGTTTGATCACCAGTTCGACAGAGATCGGTACTTGGCATTAGAAGAGGGGGATGCTCAGGTCATTCTTGAATATTTTGTGAGAATTCAGAAAGAAAATCCTTCTTTCTTCTATGCAATCGACTTGAATGAAGATCAGCGTCTGAGGAACTTATTTTGGGTGGATGGAAAAAGCAGGAAAGATTATATTTACTTCAATGATGTTGTCTGCTTTGATACCAGTTACATGAAAATCAATGAGAAAATGCCTATTGTTCTGTTCATTGGGGTGAACCATCATTTTCAGCCAATGTTGCTTGGTAGTGCACTGTTAGCTGATGAAACTAAACCTACATTTGTCTGGTTAATGAAATCATGGGTTAAAGCAATGGGTGGGCAAGCTCCTAAAGTTGTAATTACCGATCAAGATAACCACTTGAGATCAGCTATTGAAGAAGTTTTCCCATATACACGCCACTGCTTTGCACTCTGGAATATATTAGAAAGGATGGCTGAAACTCTTGCTCATGCACTCAAATATCATGATAATTTGATgaaaaaattcagtaagtgtatatTCAAGTCATTGACAGATGAAGAATTTGATATGAGGTGGTGGAAAATGATCAGCAGATTTGAACTACATAACAATGAATGGATTATTTCACTGTATGCAGACCGTAAGATGTGGGTTCCTGCTTTTTTGAGGGAATGTTTTTTGGCAGGGTTATCCACATCTCAACGATCGGAAAGTGTGAACTCCTTCTTTGATAGATACATTCACAAAAAGAtcaatttgaaagagtttgtgAGACAATATGGAGCAATGCTTCAAAGTAGGTATGAAGAGGAAGACATGTCTGACTTTGACACATGGCACAAACAGCCGGCACTCAAATCACCTTCTCCTTGGGAAAAACAGATGTCGACAATTTATACACATGCAATATTCAGAAAATTCCAGGTTGAAGTTTTAGGTGTTGTAGGCTGCCATCCTaagaaggaaaaagaaaatggaGGAATTAGCAGTTTTCGAGTAGATGACTACGAAAAAGTTGAGCATTTTATGGTGACATGGAATGAGGCGAATTCAGAGGTTTCTTGTTCATGTATGATGTTTGAAAATAGAGGCTTTCTTTGTAGACATTCAATGATTGTCCTCCAGATATGTGGTCCTTCTAGTATCCCATCCAGATATATCCTCAAAAGGTGGACAAAAGATGCAAAAACCAGGCAAGCAGCAATAGCAGGAACAGAGAAAATCCAAAATAGGGTGCAGAGATACAATGATCTTTGTAAACGCGCAATTGAATTAGGTGAAGAAGGTTCTTTGTCTGAGGATAACTACAGTATTGCTTGCCGTACTTTAATTGAAGCCTTGAAGGACTGTGTAAATATTAATAACCGAAATGCCATGGAACTTAGTAGTAGTTCTGTTGCTCTTCATCGTGCTGACGAAGAGAAACAATTCGTCCATTCTACTAAAGCAAATAAGAAGAAAACCACAAACAAGAGAAGAAAA TTACAAACAGACAAGACAGCTATTGTTAAAGCCCAAGACCATTTGCAACAAGTG GAGAATTTATGTTCAGATGGAATGTCCCTAAATGGGTTCTATGGATCCCAACATAACGTGCATGGACTG TTAAACCTGATGGAGCCACCACAAGCTGCATATTATGTTGGCCAACAGACAATGCAGGGGCTG GGACAGTTAAAACCCATCACATCCAGTCATGATGGTTTTTATGGAGTTCAACAAAGCATGCCTGGATTG GGTCATCTGGATTTTGGACAACAAAGTTTCAGTTATGGCATGCAG GATGAACATAATGTGAGATCGTTGCAGTTGCAAGGCAATGCTAGACATGCTTGA
- the LOC140838419 gene encoding protein FAR-RED IMPAIRED RESPONSE 1-like isoform X1 has translation MVDFVETIGGLTGLCIVDVADSAQNKDGHLIDCPKSDNIGIEGENLEQHDGIEFESHEAAYLFYQEYAKSMGFTTSIKNSRRSKKTKEFIDAKFACSRYGVTPESESGSNRRPSVKKTGCKANMHVKRKRDGKWYIHEFMKEHNHELLPALAYHFRIHRNVKLADKNNIDILHAVSERTRMMYVEMSRQYGGGRNYCVDKNEFDHQFDRDRYLALEEGDAQVILEYFVRIQKENPSFFYAIDLNEDQRLRNLFWVDGKSRKDYIYFNDVVCFDTSYMKINEKMPIVLFIGVNHHFQPMLLGSALLADETKPTFVWLMKSWVKAMGGQAPKVVITDQDNHLRSAIEEVFPYTRHCFALWNILERMAETLAHALKYHDNLMKKFSKCIFKSLTDEEFDMRWWKMISRFELHNNEWIISLYADRKMWVPAFLRECFLAGLSTSQRSESVNSFFDRYIHKKINLKEFVRQYGAMLQSRYEEEDMSDFDTWHKQPALKSPSPWEKQMSTIYTHAIFRKFQVEVLGVVGCHPKKEKENGGISSFRVDDYEKVEHFMVTWNEANSEVSCSCMMFENRGFLCRHSMIVLQICGPSSIPSRYILKRWTKDAKTRQAAIAGTEKIQNRVQRYNDLCKRAIELGEEGSLSEDNYSIACRTLIEALKDCVNINNRNAMELSSSSVALHRADEEKQFVHSTKANKKKTTNKRRKLQTDKTAIVKAQDHLQQVENLCSDGMSLNGFYGSQHNVHGLLNLMEPPQAAYYVGQQTMQGLGQLKPITSSHDGFYGVQQSMPGLGHLDFGQQSFSYGMQDEHNVRSLQLQGNARHA, from the exons ATGGTGGATTTTGTGGAAACTATTGGTGGTTTGACCGGTTTATGTATAGTTGATGTTGCAGATAGTGCTCAAAATAAGGATGGACATTTGATTGATTGTCCTAAAAGTGATAACATAGGGATTGAAGGTGAAAACTTGGAACAACATGATGGGATAGAATTTGAATCCCATGAGGCGGCTTATTTATTTTATCAGGAATATGCAAAATCTATGGGATTCACCACATCGATTAAAAACAGTCGACGTTCTAAGAAAACCAAAGAGTTTATTGACGCCAAGTTTGCGTGCTCAAGATATGGGGTCACACCAGAATCAGAGAGTGGTAGTAATCGAAGGCCAAGTGTCAAAAAGACGGGTTGTAAGGCTAATATGCATGTAAAGAGAAAGCGGGATGGGAAATGGTATATTCACGAATTTATGAAGGAGCACAATCACGAGCTTTTGCCTGCCTTAGCATATCATTTTCGTATTCATAGGAATGTGAAGTTAGCTGACAAGAATAATATAGACATTTTGCATGCAGTTAGTGAGAGGACAAGGATGATGTATGTTGAGATGTCTAGACAGTATGGTGGGGGCCGTAATTATTGCGTTGACAAGAATGAGTTTGATCACCAGTTCGACAGAGATCGGTACTTGGCATTAGAAGAGGGGGATGCTCAGGTCATTCTTGAATATTTTGTGAGAATTCAGAAAGAAAATCCTTCTTTCTTCTATGCAATCGACTTGAATGAAGATCAGCGTCTGAGGAACTTATTTTGGGTGGATGGAAAAAGCAGGAAAGATTATATTTACTTCAATGATGTTGTCTGCTTTGATACCAGTTACATGAAAATCAATGAGAAAATGCCTATTGTTCTGTTCATTGGGGTGAACCATCATTTTCAGCCAATGTTGCTTGGTAGTGCACTGTTAGCTGATGAAACTAAACCTACATTTGTCTGGTTAATGAAATCATGGGTTAAAGCAATGGGTGGGCAAGCTCCTAAAGTTGTAATTACCGATCAAGATAACCACTTGAGATCAGCTATTGAAGAAGTTTTCCCATATACACGCCACTGCTTTGCACTCTGGAATATATTAGAAAGGATGGCTGAAACTCTTGCTCATGCACTCAAATATCATGATAATTTGATgaaaaaattcagtaagtgtatatTCAAGTCATTGACAGATGAAGAATTTGATATGAGGTGGTGGAAAATGATCAGCAGATTTGAACTACATAACAATGAATGGATTATTTCACTGTATGCAGACCGTAAGATGTGGGTTCCTGCTTTTTTGAGGGAATGTTTTTTGGCAGGGTTATCCACATCTCAACGATCGGAAAGTGTGAACTCCTTCTTTGATAGATACATTCACAAAAAGAtcaatttgaaagagtttgtgAGACAATATGGAGCAATGCTTCAAAGTAGGTATGAAGAGGAAGACATGTCTGACTTTGACACATGGCACAAACAGCCGGCACTCAAATCACCTTCTCCTTGGGAAAAACAGATGTCGACAATTTATACACATGCAATATTCAGAAAATTCCAGGTTGAAGTTTTAGGTGTTGTAGGCTGCCATCCTaagaaggaaaaagaaaatggaGGAATTAGCAGTTTTCGAGTAGATGACTACGAAAAAGTTGAGCATTTTATGGTGACATGGAATGAGGCGAATTCAGAGGTTTCTTGTTCATGTATGATGTTTGAAAATAGAGGCTTTCTTTGTAGACATTCAATGATTGTCCTCCAGATATGTGGTCCTTCTAGTATCCCATCCAGATATATCCTCAAAAGGTGGACAAAAGATGCAAAAACCAGGCAAGCAGCAATAGCAGGAACAGAGAAAATCCAAAATAGGGTGCAGAGATACAATGATCTTTGTAAACGCGCAATTGAATTAGGTGAAGAAGGTTCTTTGTCTGAGGATAACTACAGTATTGCTTGCCGTACTTTAATTGAAGCCTTGAAGGACTGTGTAAATATTAATAACCGAAATGCCATGGAACTTAGTAGTAGTTCTGTTGCTCTTCATCGTGCTGACGAAGAGAAACAATTCGTCCATTCTACTAAAGCAAATAAGAAGAAAACCACAAACAAGAGAAGAAAA TTACAAACAGACAAGACAGCTATTGTTAAAGCCCAAGACCATTTGCAACAAGTG GAGAATTTATGTTCAGATGGAATGTCCCTAAATGGGTTCTATGGATCCCAACATAACGTGCATGGACTG TTAAACCTGATGGAGCCACCACAAGCTGCATATTATGTTGGCCAACAGACAATGCAGGGGCTG GGACAGTTAAAACCCATCACATCCAGTCATGATGGTTTTTATGGAGTTCAACAAAGCATGCCTGGATTG GGTCATCTGGATTTTGGACAACAAAGTTTCAGTTATGGCATGCAG GATGAACATAATGTGAGATCGTTGCAGTTGCAAGGCAATGCTAGACATGCTTGA
- the LOC140838419 gene encoding protein FAR-RED IMPAIRED RESPONSE 1-like isoform X3 has protein sequence MHPFWVVSVDVADSAQNKDGHLIDCPKSDNIGIEGENLEQHDGIEFESHEAAYLFYQEYAKSMGFTTSIKNSRRSKKTKEFIDAKFACSRYGVTPESESGSNRRPSVKKTGCKANMHVKRKRDGKWYIHEFMKEHNHELLPALAYHFRIHRNVKLADKNNIDILHAVSERTRMMYVEMSRQYGGGRNYCVDKNEFDHQFDRDRYLALEEGDAQVILEYFVRIQKENPSFFYAIDLNEDQRLRNLFWVDGKSRKDYIYFNDVVCFDTSYMKINEKMPIVLFIGVNHHFQPMLLGSALLADETKPTFVWLMKSWVKAMGGQAPKVVITDQDNHLRSAIEEVFPYTRHCFALWNILERMAETLAHALKYHDNLMKKFSKCIFKSLTDEEFDMRWWKMISRFELHNNEWIISLYADRKMWVPAFLRECFLAGLSTSQRSESVNSFFDRYIHKKINLKEFVRQYGAMLQSRYEEEDMSDFDTWHKQPALKSPSPWEKQMSTIYTHAIFRKFQVEVLGVVGCHPKKEKENGGISSFRVDDYEKVEHFMVTWNEANSEVSCSCMMFENRGFLCRHSMIVLQICGPSSIPSRYILKRWTKDAKTRQAAIAGTEKIQNRVQRYNDLCKRAIELGEEGSLSEDNYSIACRTLIEALKDCVNINNRNAMELSSSSVALHRADEEKQFVHSTKANKKKTTNKRRKLQTDKTAIVKAQDHLQQVENLCSDGMSLNGFYGSQHNVHGLLNLMEPPQAAYYVGQQTMQGLGQLKPITSSHDGFYGVQQSMPGLGHLDFGQQSFSYGMQDEHNVRSLQLQGNARHA, from the exons ATGCACCCCTTCTGGGTGGTATCCG TTGATGTTGCAGATAGTGCTCAAAATAAGGATGGACATTTGATTGATTGTCCTAAAAGTGATAACATAGGGATTGAAGGTGAAAACTTGGAACAACATGATGGGATAGAATTTGAATCCCATGAGGCGGCTTATTTATTTTATCAGGAATATGCAAAATCTATGGGATTCACCACATCGATTAAAAACAGTCGACGTTCTAAGAAAACCAAAGAGTTTATTGACGCCAAGTTTGCGTGCTCAAGATATGGGGTCACACCAGAATCAGAGAGTGGTAGTAATCGAAGGCCAAGTGTCAAAAAGACGGGTTGTAAGGCTAATATGCATGTAAAGAGAAAGCGGGATGGGAAATGGTATATTCACGAATTTATGAAGGAGCACAATCACGAGCTTTTGCCTGCCTTAGCATATCATTTTCGTATTCATAGGAATGTGAAGTTAGCTGACAAGAATAATATAGACATTTTGCATGCAGTTAGTGAGAGGACAAGGATGATGTATGTTGAGATGTCTAGACAGTATGGTGGGGGCCGTAATTATTGCGTTGACAAGAATGAGTTTGATCACCAGTTCGACAGAGATCGGTACTTGGCATTAGAAGAGGGGGATGCTCAGGTCATTCTTGAATATTTTGTGAGAATTCAGAAAGAAAATCCTTCTTTCTTCTATGCAATCGACTTGAATGAAGATCAGCGTCTGAGGAACTTATTTTGGGTGGATGGAAAAAGCAGGAAAGATTATATTTACTTCAATGATGTTGTCTGCTTTGATACCAGTTACATGAAAATCAATGAGAAAATGCCTATTGTTCTGTTCATTGGGGTGAACCATCATTTTCAGCCAATGTTGCTTGGTAGTGCACTGTTAGCTGATGAAACTAAACCTACATTTGTCTGGTTAATGAAATCATGGGTTAAAGCAATGGGTGGGCAAGCTCCTAAAGTTGTAATTACCGATCAAGATAACCACTTGAGATCAGCTATTGAAGAAGTTTTCCCATATACACGCCACTGCTTTGCACTCTGGAATATATTAGAAAGGATGGCTGAAACTCTTGCTCATGCACTCAAATATCATGATAATTTGATgaaaaaattcagtaagtgtatatTCAAGTCATTGACAGATGAAGAATTTGATATGAGGTGGTGGAAAATGATCAGCAGATTTGAACTACATAACAATGAATGGATTATTTCACTGTATGCAGACCGTAAGATGTGGGTTCCTGCTTTTTTGAGGGAATGTTTTTTGGCAGGGTTATCCACATCTCAACGATCGGAAAGTGTGAACTCCTTCTTTGATAGATACATTCACAAAAAGAtcaatttgaaagagtttgtgAGACAATATGGAGCAATGCTTCAAAGTAGGTATGAAGAGGAAGACATGTCTGACTTTGACACATGGCACAAACAGCCGGCACTCAAATCACCTTCTCCTTGGGAAAAACAGATGTCGACAATTTATACACATGCAATATTCAGAAAATTCCAGGTTGAAGTTTTAGGTGTTGTAGGCTGCCATCCTaagaaggaaaaagaaaatggaGGAATTAGCAGTTTTCGAGTAGATGACTACGAAAAAGTTGAGCATTTTATGGTGACATGGAATGAGGCGAATTCAGAGGTTTCTTGTTCATGTATGATGTTTGAAAATAGAGGCTTTCTTTGTAGACATTCAATGATTGTCCTCCAGATATGTGGTCCTTCTAGTATCCCATCCAGATATATCCTCAAAAGGTGGACAAAAGATGCAAAAACCAGGCAAGCAGCAATAGCAGGAACAGAGAAAATCCAAAATAGGGTGCAGAGATACAATGATCTTTGTAAACGCGCAATTGAATTAGGTGAAGAAGGTTCTTTGTCTGAGGATAACTACAGTATTGCTTGCCGTACTTTAATTGAAGCCTTGAAGGACTGTGTAAATATTAATAACCGAAATGCCATGGAACTTAGTAGTAGTTCTGTTGCTCTTCATCGTGCTGACGAAGAGAAACAATTCGTCCATTCTACTAAAGCAAATAAGAAGAAAACCACAAACAAGAGAAGAAAA TTACAAACAGACAAGACAGCTATTGTTAAAGCCCAAGACCATTTGCAACAAGTG GAGAATTTATGTTCAGATGGAATGTCCCTAAATGGGTTCTATGGATCCCAACATAACGTGCATGGACTG TTAAACCTGATGGAGCCACCACAAGCTGCATATTATGTTGGCCAACAGACAATGCAGGGGCTG GGACAGTTAAAACCCATCACATCCAGTCATGATGGTTTTTATGGAGTTCAACAAAGCATGCCTGGATTG GGTCATCTGGATTTTGGACAACAAAGTTTCAGTTATGGCATGCAG GATGAACATAATGTGAGATCGTTGCAGTTGCAAGGCAATGCTAGACATGCTTGA
- the LOC140838419 gene encoding protein FAR-RED IMPAIRED RESPONSE 1-like isoform X2, which produces MVDFVETIGGLTGLCIVDVADSAQNKDGHLIDCPKSDNIGIEGENLEQHDGIEFESHEAAYLFYQEYAKSMGFTTSIKNSRRSKKTKEFIDAKFACSRYGVTPESESGSNRRPSVKKTGCKANMHVKRKRDGKWYIHEFMKEHNHELLPALAYHFRIHRNVKLADKNNIDILHAVSERTRMMYVEMSRQYGGGRNYCVDKNEFDHQFDRDRYLALEEGDAQVILEYFVRIQKENPSFFYAIDLNEDQRLRNLFWVDGKSRKDYIYFNDVVCFDTSYMKINEKMPIVLFIGVNHHFQPMLLGSALLADETKPTFVWLMKSWVKAMGGQAPKVVITDQDNHLRSAIEEVFPYTRHCFALWNILERMAETLAHALKYHDNLMKKFSKCIFKSLTDEEFDMRWWKMISRFELHNNEWIISLYADRKMWVPAFLRECFLAGLSTSQRSESVNSFFDRYIHKKINLKEFVRQYGAMLQSRYEEEDMSDFDTWHKQPALKSPSPWEKQMSTIYTHAIFRKFQVEVLGVVGCHPKKEKENGGISSFRVDDYEKVEHFMVTWNEANSEVSCSCMMFENRGFLCRHSMIVLQICGPSSIPSRYILKRWTKDAKTRQAAIAGTEKIQNRVQRYNDLCKRAIELGEEGSLSEDNYSIACRTLIEALKDCVNINNRNAMELSSSSVALHRADEEKQFVHSTKANKKKTTNKRRKLQTDKTAIVKAQDHLQQVENLCSDGMSLNGFYGSQHNVHGLLNLMEPPQAAYYVGQQTMQGLLKPITSSHDGFYGVQQSMPGLGHLDFGQQSFSYGMQDEHNVRSLQLQGNARHA; this is translated from the exons ATGGTGGATTTTGTGGAAACTATTGGTGGTTTGACCGGTTTATGTATAGTTGATGTTGCAGATAGTGCTCAAAATAAGGATGGACATTTGATTGATTGTCCTAAAAGTGATAACATAGGGATTGAAGGTGAAAACTTGGAACAACATGATGGGATAGAATTTGAATCCCATGAGGCGGCTTATTTATTTTATCAGGAATATGCAAAATCTATGGGATTCACCACATCGATTAAAAACAGTCGACGTTCTAAGAAAACCAAAGAGTTTATTGACGCCAAGTTTGCGTGCTCAAGATATGGGGTCACACCAGAATCAGAGAGTGGTAGTAATCGAAGGCCAAGTGTCAAAAAGACGGGTTGTAAGGCTAATATGCATGTAAAGAGAAAGCGGGATGGGAAATGGTATATTCACGAATTTATGAAGGAGCACAATCACGAGCTTTTGCCTGCCTTAGCATATCATTTTCGTATTCATAGGAATGTGAAGTTAGCTGACAAGAATAATATAGACATTTTGCATGCAGTTAGTGAGAGGACAAGGATGATGTATGTTGAGATGTCTAGACAGTATGGTGGGGGCCGTAATTATTGCGTTGACAAGAATGAGTTTGATCACCAGTTCGACAGAGATCGGTACTTGGCATTAGAAGAGGGGGATGCTCAGGTCATTCTTGAATATTTTGTGAGAATTCAGAAAGAAAATCCTTCTTTCTTCTATGCAATCGACTTGAATGAAGATCAGCGTCTGAGGAACTTATTTTGGGTGGATGGAAAAAGCAGGAAAGATTATATTTACTTCAATGATGTTGTCTGCTTTGATACCAGTTACATGAAAATCAATGAGAAAATGCCTATTGTTCTGTTCATTGGGGTGAACCATCATTTTCAGCCAATGTTGCTTGGTAGTGCACTGTTAGCTGATGAAACTAAACCTACATTTGTCTGGTTAATGAAATCATGGGTTAAAGCAATGGGTGGGCAAGCTCCTAAAGTTGTAATTACCGATCAAGATAACCACTTGAGATCAGCTATTGAAGAAGTTTTCCCATATACACGCCACTGCTTTGCACTCTGGAATATATTAGAAAGGATGGCTGAAACTCTTGCTCATGCACTCAAATATCATGATAATTTGATgaaaaaattcagtaagtgtatatTCAAGTCATTGACAGATGAAGAATTTGATATGAGGTGGTGGAAAATGATCAGCAGATTTGAACTACATAACAATGAATGGATTATTTCACTGTATGCAGACCGTAAGATGTGGGTTCCTGCTTTTTTGAGGGAATGTTTTTTGGCAGGGTTATCCACATCTCAACGATCGGAAAGTGTGAACTCCTTCTTTGATAGATACATTCACAAAAAGAtcaatttgaaagagtttgtgAGACAATATGGAGCAATGCTTCAAAGTAGGTATGAAGAGGAAGACATGTCTGACTTTGACACATGGCACAAACAGCCGGCACTCAAATCACCTTCTCCTTGGGAAAAACAGATGTCGACAATTTATACACATGCAATATTCAGAAAATTCCAGGTTGAAGTTTTAGGTGTTGTAGGCTGCCATCCTaagaaggaaaaagaaaatggaGGAATTAGCAGTTTTCGAGTAGATGACTACGAAAAAGTTGAGCATTTTATGGTGACATGGAATGAGGCGAATTCAGAGGTTTCTTGTTCATGTATGATGTTTGAAAATAGAGGCTTTCTTTGTAGACATTCAATGATTGTCCTCCAGATATGTGGTCCTTCTAGTATCCCATCCAGATATATCCTCAAAAGGTGGACAAAAGATGCAAAAACCAGGCAAGCAGCAATAGCAGGAACAGAGAAAATCCAAAATAGGGTGCAGAGATACAATGATCTTTGTAAACGCGCAATTGAATTAGGTGAAGAAGGTTCTTTGTCTGAGGATAACTACAGTATTGCTTGCCGTACTTTAATTGAAGCCTTGAAGGACTGTGTAAATATTAATAACCGAAATGCCATGGAACTTAGTAGTAGTTCTGTTGCTCTTCATCGTGCTGACGAAGAGAAACAATTCGTCCATTCTACTAAAGCAAATAAGAAGAAAACCACAAACAAGAGAAGAAAA TTACAAACAGACAAGACAGCTATTGTTAAAGCCCAAGACCATTTGCAACAAGTG GAGAATTTATGTTCAGATGGAATGTCCCTAAATGGGTTCTATGGATCCCAACATAACGTGCATGGACTG TTAAACCTGATGGAGCCACCACAAGCTGCATATTATGTTGGCCAACAGACAATGCAGGGGCTG TTAAAACCCATCACATCCAGTCATGATGGTTTTTATGGAGTTCAACAAAGCATGCCTGGATTG GGTCATCTGGATTTTGGACAACAAAGTTTCAGTTATGGCATGCAG GATGAACATAATGTGAGATCGTTGCAGTTGCAAGGCAATGCTAGACATGCTTGA